In Salinibacterium sp. dk2585, a single window of DNA contains:
- a CDS encoding ubiquinol-cytochrome c reductase cytochrome b subunit produces the protein MTTTTTPAAAAASTVTEKPVGKGMRFTNAAANYIDERTSISGLVKELGRKIFPDHWSFMLGEVAMYSFVVILLSGTFLTFFFDPSMSHVTYNGSYAPLKGIEMSAAMASTLDISFDIRGGLLMRQVHHWAALLFIASIGLHMLRVFFTGAFRKPREINWVIGFVLFILAMAEGFTGYSLPDDLLSGNGLRIIDGMLKGFPIVGTWISYLLFGGEFPGVVVIPRLFVLHIMLLPAILIAALGVHLLLMIINKHTQFAGPGRTNDNVVGVPVMPVFAAKAGGFFFVVFGILVLIASLFQINPVWNYGPYDPSPVSAGTQPDWYIGFADGALRLVPPGWEFVLWGWTFSLNILVPVAVLGLFIVMVAIYPFIEAWVTGDKREHHIAERPRNAPTRTAIGAAGVSFYAVLWAAASSDLMATHFRLTIEGVIHTLQALLFLGPIIAYFVTKRVCLALQKKDREIALHGYESGRIVRLPGGEYVEVHQPVSEYERWRLVSYEDYKPLMLRPNDKGKITVGMRLRARMSRWFFEDRVSPATKGELEQGGHH, from the coding sequence ATGACAACCACCACCACACCCGCAGCCGCAGCCGCCTCGACGGTGACCGAGAAGCCCGTCGGCAAGGGCATGCGCTTCACGAACGCGGCAGCCAATTACATCGATGAGCGCACCAGCATCTCTGGCCTCGTCAAGGAGCTCGGTCGCAAGATCTTCCCCGACCACTGGTCGTTCATGCTCGGTGAAGTTGCGATGTACAGCTTCGTCGTCATCCTCCTTTCGGGTACCTTCCTGACGTTCTTCTTCGACCCGTCGATGTCGCACGTCACCTACAACGGCTCGTATGCACCGCTCAAGGGCATCGAGATGTCCGCGGCGATGGCCTCGACACTCGACATCTCCTTCGACATCCGCGGCGGCCTGCTCATGCGCCAGGTCCACCACTGGGCCGCGCTCCTGTTCATCGCCTCGATCGGCCTGCACATGCTCCGCGTGTTCTTCACGGGTGCGTTCCGCAAGCCGCGCGAGATCAACTGGGTGATCGGCTTCGTGCTCTTCATCCTCGCGATGGCTGAAGGCTTCACGGGCTACTCGCTCCCCGACGACCTGCTGTCGGGCAACGGTCTCCGCATCATCGACGGAATGCTCAAGGGCTTCCCCATTGTCGGCACGTGGATCTCCTACCTCCTCTTTGGTGGTGAGTTCCCGGGAGTCGTGGTCATCCCCCGCCTCTTCGTGCTGCACATCATGCTGCTGCCCGCGATCCTGATCGCGGCGCTCGGCGTGCACCTGCTGCTCATGATCATCAACAAGCACACGCAGTTCGCTGGCCCCGGCCGCACCAATGACAACGTCGTGGGTGTTCCGGTCATGCCGGTGTTCGCTGCCAAGGCCGGTGGCTTCTTCTTCGTCGTCTTCGGCATCCTGGTGCTCATCGCGTCGCTCTTCCAGATCAACCCGGTCTGGAACTACGGGCCGTACGACCCCTCCCCCGTGTCGGCGGGTACGCAGCCTGACTGGTACATCGGGTTCGCCGATGGCGCGCTCCGTCTCGTGCCCCCGGGCTGGGAGTTCGTACTGTGGGGCTGGACGTTCTCGCTGAACATCCTCGTGCCCGTCGCGGTGCTTGGTCTCTTCATCGTGATGGTCGCGATCTACCCCTTCATCGAGGCCTGGGTCACGGGTGACAAGCGCGAGCACCACATCGCAGAGCGTCCGCGCAACGCCCCGACTCGCACCGCCATCGGTGCCGCCGGCGTCTCGTTCTACGCCGTGTTGTGGGCCGCCGCGAGTTCGGACCTCATGGCAACGCACTTCCGCCTGACAATCGAGGGCGTGATCCACACGCTGCAGGCACTCCTCTTCCTGGGGCCGATCATCGCCTACTTCGTCACCAAGCGTGTGTGCCTCGCGCTGCAGAAGAAGGACCGCGAGATCGCGCTGCACGGCTACGAGTCCGGCCGCATCGTCCGTCTCCCCGGCGGCGAGTACGTTGAGGTTCACCAGCCCGTCTCTGAGTATGAGCGGTGGCGTCTGGTCAGCTACGAGGACTACAAGCCCCTCATGCTGCGCCCCAACGACAAGGGCAAGATCACGGTCGGTATGCGCCTCCGCGCGCGCATGTCGCGATGGTTCTTCGAGGACCGTGTCTCACCCGCGACCAAGGGCGAGCTCGAACAGGGCGGACACCACTAG
- a CDS encoding ubiquinol-cytochrome c reductase iron-sulfur subunit: MAKQDNGESSAAAGSAVENHEAVPVSSGTAVVASDAFTNPGLPPHEPRVTDLDPAKERRASRTVGMLFILSIIGSILAIVAYIVFPIVPGDMLSVRLNTLFLGLGITLALIPLGIGAIYWAKNLMSSHEHVEMRHPTRGTEETRAAAARIFTLGNEESGFTRRKLIRNSLIGALAVFPLPAIVMFRDLAPAKSPVTLFKQTAWDKGTRLTLDPAGTPIKASDVTIGSVFHVMPEGIDETAHPLDEKAKAAVLLMRLDPSALHEAEDRKGWSYDGIVAYSKICTHVGCPVALYEQHTHHLLCPCHQSEFDVSNHCEVIFGPAARPLPQLPIAVDAEGYLVAQSDFHEPVGPSFWERSA; the protein is encoded by the coding sequence CGTTCCGGTTTCGTCAGGCACGGCCGTCGTCGCCTCAGACGCGTTCACCAACCCGGGGCTCCCTCCGCACGAGCCGCGCGTCACTGACCTCGACCCCGCGAAGGAGCGCCGCGCGTCACGCACGGTCGGCATGCTCTTCATCCTCTCGATCATCGGCAGTATTCTCGCGATCGTCGCCTACATCGTGTTCCCGATCGTTCCTGGCGACATGCTTTCCGTCAGGCTCAACACGCTCTTCCTGGGTCTCGGCATCACGCTCGCACTTATCCCCCTCGGCATCGGGGCGATCTACTGGGCGAAGAACCTCATGAGCAGCCACGAGCACGTGGAGATGCGCCACCCCACTCGCGGCACAGAAGAGACCCGCGCCGCTGCGGCACGGATCTTCACGCTCGGCAATGAGGAGTCCGGCTTCACGCGTCGCAAGCTCATCCGCAACAGCCTCATCGGGGCCCTCGCCGTGTTCCCGCTGCCCGCGATCGTCATGTTCCGCGACCTCGCACCCGCCAAGAGCCCGGTCACGCTGTTCAAGCAGACGGCCTGGGACAAGGGCACCCGCCTCACCCTCGATCCCGCCGGCACCCCCATCAAGGCCTCGGATGTCACTATCGGCTCCGTCTTCCACGTCATGCCGGAGGGGATCGACGAGACAGCCCACCCGCTCGACGAGAAGGCCAAGGCCGCTGTCCTGCTGATGCGCCTCGACCCCTCTGCCCTCCACGAGGCGGAGGACCGCAAGGGCTGGTCGTACGACGGAATCGTCGCCTACTCCAAGATCTGCACGCACGTCGGATGCCCGGTGGCTCTCTACGAGCAGCACACGCACCATCTCCTGTGCCCCTGCCACCAGTCGGAGTTCGACGTATCCAACCACTGTGAGGTCATCTTCGGACCGGCGGCGAGGCCACTCCCCCAGCTTCCGATCGCCGTGGACGCAGAAGGCTACCTGGTGGCCCAGAGCGACTTCCATGAGCCCGTTGGTCCTAGCTTCTGGGAGCGTTCCGCATGA